From Polaribacter butkevichii, a single genomic window includes:
- a CDS encoding SDR family oxidoreductase, whose protein sequence is MNCLLTGGTGIVGSHIIFEWLHKAIVDKTVQHLFVVIRANEKTAEQRLLAVLQDASRPDFLNDFTLEACLEKITIIPNDLATISNEVLDKYDFNTVIHCAGSTNLSSTSDSKKTVHSQNYLVTKQLLEQLPKRVTRFLYISTAYSFGIQNEKVNDAIENHTVTNFRNPYEQSKYESERFVKETCASKNIASQILRPSIICGRLIHKPFFETPKFDVFYSWAIFLDKYATKSKDAFRIWIDKESGLNIVPVDFVSKAILYAFLNPQIKELNIVNPTQILHKNYVGDVLESFDVKSYEYVTQKPKNLNTFETLYYKTIGDIFENYISIPDLQFHAHSILKFIEELKLDLTLGVHANFMNLINFSVEKKFRKSY, encoded by the coding sequence ATGAATTGTTTATTAACTGGAGGAACCGGAATTGTTGGGAGTCATATTATTTTTGAATGGTTACATAAAGCCATTGTAGATAAAACGGTACAGCATCTTTTTGTAGTAATAAGAGCCAATGAAAAAACAGCAGAACAACGTTTGTTAGCTGTTTTACAAGACGCGTCTCGTCCGGATTTTTTAAATGATTTTACTCTTGAAGCTTGTTTAGAAAAAATTACTATAATTCCGAATGATTTAGCTACAATTAGCAATGAGGTTTTAGATAAATATGATTTTAATACTGTAATTCATTGTGCAGGTTCTACCAATTTATCTAGCACAAGCGATTCTAAAAAAACAGTGCATTCTCAGAATTATTTGGTAACCAAGCAACTTTTAGAGCAGTTGCCTAAACGTGTAACTCGTTTTTTATACATTAGTACTGCCTATTCTTTTGGCATACAAAATGAAAAAGTAAACGATGCTATCGAAAACCACACGGTTACCAATTTTAGAAACCCATATGAGCAATCTAAATACGAAAGTGAACGTTTTGTAAAAGAAACCTGTGCTTCTAAAAACATTGCTTCTCAGATTTTAAGACCCAGTATTATTTGTGGTCGTTTAATTCACAAACCTTTTTTTGAAACGCCAAAATTTGATGTTTTTTATTCTTGGGCAATTTTTTTAGATAAATATGCTACCAAATCTAAAGATGCTTTTAGAATTTGGATTGATAAAGAAAGTGGTTTAAACATTGTACCTGTAGATTTTGTTTCTAAAGCCATTTTATACGCTTTTTTAAATCCGCAGATTAAAGAATTAAACATTGTAAACCCTACTCAGATATTGCATAAAAATTATGTAGGTGATGTTTTAGAATCTTTTGATGTTAAGTCTTACGAATATGTAACACAGAAGCCAAAAAACTTAAATACGTTTGAAACATTGTATTATAAAACCATAGGAGATATTTTTGAGAATTATATTTCCATTCCTGATTTACAATTTCATGCTCATTCAATATTAAAGTTTATAGAAGAACTAAAATTAGATCTTACCTTAGGTGTTCATGCTAATTTTATGAACCTAATTAATTTTTCTGTCGAAAAAAAGTTTAGAAAAAGTTACTAA
- the gcvT gene encoding glycine cleavage system aminomethyltransferase GcvT: MKNIALNNIHVALGAKMVPFAGYNMPVQYEGVTAEHLTVRESVGVFDVSHMGEFLVEGENALALIQKVTSNDASKLAIGDAQYSCFPNEENGIVDDLICYKIKENTYLLVVNASNIDKDWNWISTYNKEFNADLKNLSEDYSLLAIQGPKAVEAMQSLTSVDLASIPFYKFKIGDFAGIENVIISATGYTGSGGFEIYCKNEEAEQIWNKVFEAGADFGIKPIGLAARDTLRLEMGYCLYGNDIDDTTSPIEAGLSWITKFTKDFVNAEALAKEKEHKPERRLVAFELDERGVPRHGYDIVDGNGNVIGVVTSGTMSPCLNKGIGMGYVPRILSKAGSQIHIQVRKKAIPATIVKLPFYKG, translated from the coding sequence ATGAAAAATATTGCATTAAATAATATTCACGTTGCTTTAGGTGCTAAAATGGTTCCTTTTGCTGGTTACAATATGCCTGTACAATATGAAGGAGTTACAGCAGAACATTTAACCGTAAGAGAGTCTGTTGGTGTTTTTGACGTTAGCCACATGGGAGAATTTTTGGTTGAAGGAGAAAATGCTTTGGCTTTAATACAAAAAGTAACTTCTAATGATGCTTCTAAACTTGCCATTGGCGATGCTCAATACAGTTGTTTCCCTAATGAAGAAAACGGAATTGTAGATGATTTAATTTGTTATAAAATTAAAGAAAACACGTATTTATTAGTGGTAAACGCTTCTAATATAGATAAAGATTGGAATTGGATTTCTACATATAATAAAGAGTTTAATGCTGATTTAAAAAACTTGTCTGAAGATTATTCTTTATTAGCTATTCAAGGACCAAAAGCTGTAGAAGCAATGCAATCTTTAACTTCTGTAGACTTAGCAAGCATCCCTTTTTATAAATTTAAAATAGGTGATTTTGCTGGTATCGAAAATGTAATTATTTCTGCAACTGGTTATACTGGTTCTGGCGGATTTGAAATTTACTGCAAAAACGAAGAGGCAGAACAAATTTGGAACAAAGTTTTTGAAGCTGGTGCAGACTTCGGAATTAAGCCAATTGGTTTAGCAGCAAGAGATACGTTGCGTTTAGAAATGGGATATTGTTTATACGGTAATGATATTGACGATACCACATCGCCTATTGAAGCAGGTTTAAGTTGGATTACTAAATTTACCAAAGACTTTGTAAATGCAGAAGCTTTAGCGAAAGAAAAAGAGCACAAGCCAGAAAGAAGATTGGTTGCTTTTGAACTAGATGAAAGAGGTGTACCAAGACATGGTTATGATATTGTAGACGGAAATGGAAACGTAATTGGTGTGGTAACTTCTGGTACTATGAGCCCTTGTTTAAATAAAGGAATTGGAATGGGATATGTACCAAGAATCTTGTCTAAAGCAGGTTCACAAATTCATATTCAGGTTCGTAAAAAAGCGATTCCGGCAACGATTGTAAAACTTCCCTTTTACAAAGGATAA
- a CDS encoding aminopeptidase P N-terminal domain-containing protein has protein sequence MKVFKFLCTVFLLVSLNTVAQVPTDFLSKEFHKERREILRSKMPQNSVAVVFANPIRNRANDVDYVFHQDPNFYYLTGYREPNAVLVLFSENQTNANGASYNEILYVQKKDAQAEMWYGMRLGAVGAAKELGFNDVMTGEDFIKTQIDFKKFNRVFIEKFNDDYRNSTRNKAEIYDLVASFKEVSGFHKIQFLPEHVEKVHQAIANVPEKNRIELSKKINQELRRYPELKKDKLIMDFASAKNDNELKDYQQKISLNLKAKKENNFDFSFLPNNLATLREVKTEEEIKLLTKAVRISAIGQIEVMKAMKPHMSETELQGIHEFVYKKYGAEYEGYPSIVGAGNNGCILHYIENNKTKIGNDLVLMDLGAEYRGYTADVTRTIPANGKFTKAQKEIYNIVYKAQEAAIKLYVVGGSMQAPNRAAVKIVNEGLFQLGIIKSVNERHNYLPHGTIHHIGLDVHDPGNYNNFEENMIATIEPGIYIPEGSNCDKKYWGIGIRIEDDILITKNGPVNLSAEAPRTVKEIEKMMAKKSVLDDFVLPNLDK, from the coding sequence ATGAAAGTTTTTAAATTTTTATGTACCGTTTTTTTACTAGTTAGCCTAAATACTGTAGCACAAGTACCTACAGATTTTTTATCGAAAGAATTTCATAAAGAAAGGCGCGAAATTTTGCGTTCTAAAATGCCACAAAATTCTGTAGCGGTTGTATTTGCTAATCCTATTAGAAATAGAGCCAATGATGTAGATTATGTGTTTCATCAAGATCCAAACTTTTATTATTTAACCGGTTATAGAGAACCCAATGCGGTTTTAGTGTTGTTTTCGGAAAACCAAACAAATGCAAACGGAGCTTCTTATAATGAAATATTATATGTTCAGAAAAAAGATGCGCAAGCAGAAATGTGGTACGGAATGCGTTTGGGAGCAGTGGGAGCAGCAAAAGAATTGGGTTTTAATGATGTAATGACTGGAGAAGATTTTATAAAAACACAAATCGATTTTAAGAAATTTAATCGAGTGTTTATAGAAAAGTTTAACGACGATTATAGAAATTCAACTAGAAACAAAGCAGAAATTTACGATTTAGTAGCTAGTTTTAAAGAAGTATCAGGGTTTCATAAAATACAATTTTTGCCAGAACATGTAGAAAAAGTGCATCAAGCTATTGCAAATGTTCCTGAAAAAAATAGAATTGAACTTTCAAAAAAAATCAATCAAGAGCTTAGGCGATATCCAGAATTAAAAAAAGATAAGTTAATCATGGATTTTGCAAGTGCAAAAAATGATAATGAGTTAAAGGATTATCAACAAAAAATTAGTCTGAACCTAAAAGCTAAAAAAGAGAATAATTTCGATTTTTCTTTCTTACCCAATAATTTAGCTACGTTAAGAGAAGTGAAGACGGAAGAAGAAATAAAACTATTAACCAAAGCAGTGCGTATTTCTGCGATTGGGCAGATAGAAGTAATGAAAGCAATGAAACCGCACATGTCTGAAACCGAATTACAGGGAATTCATGAGTTTGTATATAAAAAATACGGAGCAGAATACGAAGGTTATCCGTCTATTGTAGGTGCCGGAAATAATGGGTGTATTTTACATTATATAGAAAATAATAAAACAAAAATTGGCAACGATTTAGTTTTGATGGATTTAGGTGCGGAGTACAGAGGTTATACAGCAGATGTAACACGTACAATTCCTGCCAACGGAAAATTTACAAAAGCTCAAAAAGAAATTTACAATATTGTTTATAAAGCACAAGAAGCAGCTATTAAATTATATGTTGTAGGCGGTAGCATGCAGGCACCAAACAGAGCGGCAGTAAAAATAGTAAACGAAGGATTGTTTCAACTAGGCATTATTAAATCTGTAAATGAAAGACATAATTATTTGCCACACGGAACCATACATCATATTGGTTTAGACGTGCACGATCCAGGAAATTATAATAACTTTGAAGAAAATATGATTGCCACCATAGAACCTGGAATTTACATTCCAGAAGGTAGTAATTGTGATAAAAAATATTGGGGAATTGGTATTCGAATAGAAGATGATATTTTAATAACCAAAAATGGGCCTGTAAACCTCTCTGCAGAAGCACCTAGAACCGTAAAAGAAATAGAAAAAATGATGGCAAAAAAGTCCGTTTTAGACGATTTTGTATTACCAAATTTAGATAAATAA
- a CDS encoding VF530 family DNA-binding protein → MSTEQPNNPLHGIKLATMLEQLFKEYGWEELGDILNINAFKNNPTYKSSLKFLRTTPWAREKVERFYLKNMIK, encoded by the coding sequence ATGAGCACAGAACAACCCAATAATCCGTTACACGGTATAAAATTAGCTACCATGTTAGAACAATTGTTTAAAGAATATGGATGGGAAGAATTAGGCGATATTTTAAATATTAATGCATTTAAAAACAATCCTACTTATAAATCGAGTTTAAAATTTTTAAGAACTACACCCTGGGCAAGAGAAAAAGTAGAGCGTTTTTATTTAAAAAACATGATTAAATAA
- a CDS encoding SIR2 family NAD-dependent protein deacylase translates to MKRLVVLTGAGISAESGIQTFRDADGLWEGHNVMDVASPEGFAANPELVLNFYNERRKQLLDVNPNKGHLNLVALEKKYNVDIITQNVDDLHERAGSKNVTHLHGELLKVRSSADETIILDWKKDLVLGNLCPRKSQLRPHIVWFGEMVPMLDKAIEITKKADILVIIGTSMQVYPAAGIVDYVKPNTPIYFIDPKPAVSSSHFNNLTIIKELASVGTDKLMQLLKD, encoded by the coding sequence ATGAAAAGATTAGTTGTTTTAACTGGAGCAGGAATTTCCGCAGAAAGCGGCATACAAACCTTTAGAGATGCAGATGGTTTATGGGAAGGTCATAATGTTATGGATGTTGCTTCTCCAGAAGGTTTTGCTGCAAACCCAGAATTGGTTTTAAACTTTTATAATGAACGTAGAAAGCAATTGTTAGACGTTAATCCCAACAAAGGCCATCTTAATTTAGTAGCATTAGAAAAAAAATATAATGTAGATATTATTACACAAAATGTAGATGATTTACATGAACGTGCTGGCAGTAAAAATGTAACTCATTTACATGGAGAACTTTTAAAAGTAAGAAGTTCTGCTGATGAAACTATTATTTTAGATTGGAAAAAAGATTTAGTTTTAGGTAATTTATGTCCTAGAAAAAGCCAATTAAGACCTCATATTGTTTGGTTCGGAGAAATGGTACCCATGTTAGATAAAGCCATAGAAATAACTAAAAAAGCAGATATCTTGGTTATTATTGGTACTTCTATGCAAGTCTATCCTGCAGCAGGTATAGTAGATTATGTAAAACCCAATACACCTATTTATTTTATAGACCCAAAACCAGCTGTTTCTAGTAGTCATTTTAATAATTTAACCATTATTAAAGAGCTAGCAAGTGTTGGAACTGATAAACTGATGCAATTATTGAAAGATTAA
- a CDS encoding TrmH family RNA methyltransferase, whose product MIDEKLLNYFETYLTDKRKDLFKKVLEDRTRHFTVVLEDIFQPHNASAVVRTADIFGVQDVHAIENKYINKVSRHVAKGSQKWITSRRYKKDGDNTKICLDNLREQGYQIIATTPHNDSCLLQDFDITKKSAFVFGVEAEGVSDYVKEQADGFLKIPMVGFTESLNISVAAAIILQDVTTKLRNSDVDWQLTKEEKDVLYFNWVKKTIKNVDKIEKYYHQNLKEE is encoded by the coding sequence ATGATTGATGAAAAACTATTAAATTACTTTGAAACCTATTTAACAGATAAAAGAAAAGATCTTTTTAAAAAGGTTTTAGAAGATAGAACCCGTCATTTTACAGTGGTTTTAGAAGATATTTTTCAGCCTCATAATGCAAGTGCAGTGGTTAGAACTGCAGATATTTTTGGTGTACAAGATGTGCATGCTATAGAAAATAAGTATATCAATAAAGTTTCTAGACACGTTGCAAAAGGTTCTCAAAAATGGATTACCTCTAGACGTTATAAAAAGGACGGAGATAACACTAAAATTTGTTTAGATAATTTACGAGAACAAGGATATCAAATTATTGCAACAACGCCTCATAATGATTCTTGCTTGTTACAAGATTTTGATATCACTAAAAAATCGGCATTTGTATTTGGAGTAGAAGCAGAGGGGGTTTCTGATTATGTAAAAGAACAGGCAGATGGTTTTTTAAAAATACCAATGGTTGGTTTTACAGAAAGTTTAAATATTTCTGTAGCTGCAGCCATTATTTTACAAGATGTAACCACAAAATTAAGAAATTCTGATGTTGATTGGCAATTAACCAAAGAAGAAAAAGACGTTTTGTATTTTAATTGGGTTAAAAAAACAATTAAAAATGTTGATAAAATTGAAAAATATTATCACCAAAATTTAAAAGAAGAATAA
- a CDS encoding DUF4258 domain-containing protein, which yields MLIKRIGYYLVGLSLGCIGVYFFWQKKQATFDYGMDARTLKTIRIRKRLFSEDAKNAMHKFNIDTLKINTILYTGDVDFGKSNPRQKPCAEYYITGTKELEKVSLLVKRCDSSATIQKVIVE from the coding sequence ATGCTCATTAAAAGAATAGGTTATTATTTAGTAGGTTTATCATTAGGTTGTATTGGTGTGTATTTTTTCTGGCAAAAAAAACAAGCTACTTTTGATTACGGAATGGATGCAAGAACATTAAAAACAATTAGAATTAGAAAGCGTTTGTTTTCTGAAGATGCTAAAAATGCCATGCATAAATTTAATATAGATACTTTAAAAATCAACACCATTTTATATACCGGTGATGTTGATTTCGGAAAAAGTAACCCAAGACAAAAACCTTGTGCCGAATACTATATTACAGGAACAAAAGAGTTAGAAAAAGTAAGTTTATTGGTAAAACGTTGCGATTCTTCTGCAACTATACAAAAAGTAATTGTGGAGTAA
- a CDS encoding T9SS type B sorting domain-containing protein, protein MRSPLNRFFKTIVFVFTVVITTPLFSQTVSIDDTSSKEQIVNQLINNTCISKSNFNISPNQSVASFNNNNGNFPIEKGIIIRTGKAKYTEGTFTNTNLSSQISTTGDADLQTINKQEGGESDITDVGFLEFNFTPIAKNFNFNYIFASNEYGEFQCDSRDVFAIILTNVNTGEAINIAKTTDNSSISVKNIRDTQFNGICASSNVDLFESYYVNNSTNSTINMRGFTKILNASATVIPNNEYKIKFVIGDYNNSGFDSAVFIETGSFTNTLDLGTDKEICDGEEIILDSGFFKTDNYKFEWTKDDVLLTEIGTKITVNTSGTYKLVITSLTDASCVLSDEIKLKTITATKPDDVEICGEISTFNIQNTIDSKVLNGLNAANYNLNYFTTEENANNNTNAITDPANYPVTNNTFTLWARLSNKDKACFDVVSFNIKISAIPLVDDLPDVQVCDEYTLPTLTNGEYFTAPSGAGTKLSAGEKITKNSTIYIYNKDTVSNCSNQTSFKVSLTSNFSIPLEHCESYTIPENSFGKFYSSPNGVDEIAVGTVLTENTTVYFYSKVNGAVCQDKQFDLIIHPSPPTDTLNDIIACDSYTLETLPNGGEYFTAYRGGGTKYLPGDVINSSIRLFIYNKDEVTGCTSGGLLPSRVFVTIIKRSDFPDIIECGSYTIPTKTIGKYYTDSTLETELPAGTKITTSQNIYYYAEEITTGTNCTGYDISVTINPLPEADTLSDITRCEDDLPTLPALVNGNYFTGKNGSGTPLFEGDQISSSQRIYIYNTNASCSAETSFLVVIKPIPTIPDFFDISVCEPYILPELSFGGKFFTEANGAGTELKPGDAIEQTQDVYIFNQDPDIATCANEKVFTVNILDVKVDVFDDVKACESYVLPALTKPGNYYQNSDKTGMLNAGDVINTTQTIYIIGDDTRFIPCQNNSFFTVTVFAKPDLGTLNDIDKCGAITLPTITIPNIIVEYYRGPNKTDLIDPTAYTIRNLSKETITQTIYVHAYQKENPDCFIDDQFNITIYPLLNLNVLGGAICVNHETNQTNNPFLIETGLDPTIYNIKWYFEGNLLNTNSLADWNATEAGIYIIEATVISPKNNADCDYNATEVTIESSTPKFEVRFLTDNFSDLYAVEIETINQGLGNYVYSLENGPFQDSNVFLNIKPGTYTVTVKDLTGICNNITLDFVALNYPKFFNPNNNQWNIYDLKNDLKATIHIFDRYGKLLKIIKPSETGWDGFNNNGNKMPNTDYWFVLKYTKEGKEATFKSHFSLIRS, encoded by the coding sequence ATGAGATCCCCTCTAAATAGATTTTTTAAAACTATCGTTTTTGTTTTTACCGTAGTAATTACAACTCCTTTGTTTTCTCAAACAGTAAGTATAGACGATACCAGTTCTAAAGAACAAATTGTAAATCAACTTATTAACAATACTTGTATCTCTAAATCTAATTTCAACATTTCTCCAAACCAATCAGTTGCATCCTTTAATAACAATAATGGCAATTTTCCTATAGAAAAAGGTATTATTATTAGAACAGGAAAAGCAAAATATACAGAGGGTACATTTACCAATACAAATTTAAGTAGTCAAATTTCTACTACTGGAGATGCAGATTTACAAACAATTAACAAACAAGAAGGAGGAGAATCTGACATTACTGATGTAGGTTTTTTAGAGTTTAACTTTACACCAATAGCTAAAAATTTTAACTTCAATTACATATTTGCTTCAAATGAATATGGAGAGTTTCAATGTGACAGTAGAGATGTTTTTGCAATTATTTTAACGAATGTAAATACAGGAGAAGCTATTAATATTGCAAAAACAACCGACAACTCTAGTATTTCTGTTAAAAATATACGAGATACTCAATTTAACGGAATCTGTGCTTCTAGTAATGTAGATTTATTTGAGTCTTATTATGTTAACAATAGTACCAACTCTACCATTAACATGAGAGGTTTTACAAAAATACTTAATGCTAGTGCAACCGTTATTCCTAATAATGAATATAAAATAAAATTTGTAATTGGAGATTATAATAATTCAGGTTTCGACTCTGCTGTTTTTATAGAAACAGGTAGCTTTACAAACACGTTAGATTTAGGTACCGATAAAGAAATTTGTGATGGAGAAGAAATTATACTAGATTCTGGATTTTTTAAAACAGACAACTATAAATTTGAATGGACTAAAGATGATGTACTCTTAACTGAAATTGGAACAAAAATAACAGTAAATACCTCTGGTACATATAAATTAGTTATTACTTCTTTAACAGACGCTAGTTGTGTGCTAAGTGATGAAATAAAACTAAAAACAATTACAGCAACTAAACCTGATGACGTTGAAATTTGTGGGGAAATTTCAACATTTAATATTCAGAATACAATAGACTCTAAAGTACTAAACGGATTAAATGCTGCAAATTATAATCTTAATTATTTTACCACAGAAGAAAATGCTAATAATAATACAAATGCAATTACAGACCCTGCAAATTATCCCGTAACAAATAATACATTTACACTTTGGGCAAGATTATCTAATAAAGATAAAGCTTGTTTTGATGTGGTTAGTTTTAATATAAAAATTAGTGCAATACCTTTAGTAGATGACTTACCAGATGTGCAAGTTTGTGATGAATATACATTACCAACACTAACAAATGGAGAATATTTTACGGCTCCATCAGGAGCGGGTACAAAGTTATCTGCTGGTGAAAAAATTACAAAAAACTCAACGATATATATTTACAATAAAGACACTGTAAGTAATTGTTCTAATCAAACATCTTTTAAAGTTTCTTTAACTTCTAACTTTAGTATACCCTTAGAGCACTGTGAGTCCTATACAATTCCTGAAAATTCTTTTGGTAAATTCTATAGTTCACCAAACGGCGTAGACGAAATAGCTGTTGGTACAGTCTTAACAGAAAATACAACTGTTTATTTTTATTCTAAAGTAAATGGTGCGGTTTGTCAGGATAAACAATTCGATTTAATTATTCATCCATCGCCACCAACAGATACCCTAAACGATATAATTGCTTGCGATTCTTATACATTAGAAACATTACCAAACGGTGGTGAATATTTTACAGCATATCGTGGGGGTGGTACAAAATATTTACCAGGTGATGTCATAAACTCTTCAATTCGTTTATTTATTTATAATAAAGATGAAGTTACGGGCTGTACATCTGGTGGGCTGTTACCTAGTAGAGTATTTGTTACAATTATAAAACGTAGTGATTTTCCAGATATTATAGAATGTGGTAGTTATACCATTCCAACTAAAACTATTGGAAAATATTATACAGACAGTACGCTTGAAACCGAATTACCAGCAGGAACAAAAATTACTACATCACAAAATATATATTATTACGCCGAAGAAATAACAACTGGTACTAACTGTACTGGTTATGATATATCGGTTACAATTAATCCGCTTCCTGAAGCAGACACACTAAGCGATATTACAAGGTGTGAAGACGATTTACCTACACTACCTGCTTTAGTAAATGGTAATTATTTTACAGGAAAAAACGGTTCTGGAACCCCTTTATTTGAAGGCGATCAAATAAGTAGCTCACAAAGAATTTATATCTATAACACCAATGCATCTTGTAGTGCCGAAACAAGTTTTTTAGTAGTTATAAAACCGATACCAACTATCCCAGATTTTTTTGATATTTCTGTGTGTGAACCCTATATTTTACCAGAATTGAGTTTTGGTGGTAAGTTTTTTACAGAGGCTAACGGAGCTGGTACAGAATTAAAACCTGGTGATGCAATAGAGCAAACACAAGATGTTTACATCTTTAATCAAGACCCAGATATTGCAACCTGTGCCAATGAAAAAGTTTTTACTGTAAACATTTTAGATGTTAAAGTAGATGTTTTTGATGATGTAAAAGCCTGTGAATCTTACGTGCTACCTGCATTAACAAAACCAGGTAATTATTATCAAAATAGCGACAAAACAGGCATGTTAAATGCAGGAGACGTTATCAATACAACGCAAACTATATATATTATTGGTGATGACACACGATTTATTCCTTGCCAAAATAATAGTTTTTTTACAGTAACTGTATTTGCGAAACCAGATTTAGGAACTTTAAATGATATTGATAAATGTGGTGCAATTACACTACCAACAATAACAATTCCTAATATAATTGTAGAGTATTATAGAGGCCCTAATAAAACAGATTTAATAGATCCTACAGCATATACTATTAGAAATTTAAGTAAAGAAACCATTACACAAACTATTTATGTACATGCTTATCAAAAAGAAAATCCAGATTGTTTTATTGATGATCAATTTAACATTACAATATATCCTTTATTAAATTTAAATGTTCTTGGAGGCGCTATTTGTGTAAATCATGAAACCAACCAAACCAACAATCCTTTTTTAATAGAAACAGGATTAGACCCAACCATTTATAACATAAAATGGTATTTTGAAGGAAATTTACTAAACACAAATTCTCTTGCTGATTGGAACGCTACAGAAGCAGGTATTTACATAATAGAAGCTACTGTAATAAGCCCCAAAAATAATGCTGATTGTGACTATAATGCAACAGAAGTAACTATAGAAAGTTCTACACCTAAGTTTGAGGTTCGGTTTTTAACAGATAATTTTTCTGATTTGTATGCGGTAGAAATAGAAACTATTAATCAAGGATTAGGAAACTATGTGTATTCTTTAGAAAACGGACCTTTTCAAGATTCAAATGTATTTTTAAATATAAAACCTGGTACTTACACTGTTACAGTAAAAGATCTTACAGGAATTTGTAATAATATAACACTTGACTTTGTGGCTTTAAATTATCCTAAATTTTTTAATCCTAACAATAACCAATGGAATATTTATGATTTAAAAAACGATTTAAAAGCAACTATTCATATTTTTGATAGATATGGTAAACTCTTAAAAATAATAAAACCAAGTGAAACAGGATGGGATGGTTTTAATAATAATGGAAACAAAATGCCTAATACAGATTATTGGTTTGTATTAAAATATACAAAAGAAGGAAAAGAAGCAACTTTTAAATCTCACTTTTCTTTAATAAGATCATAA
- a CDS encoding alanine dehydrogenase: MSSFSPFSKEELLPQEEMLEIKRQKGELFIGLPKETYLGEKRVCLTPDAVSALCVHGHRIVVETGAGDHANYADREYSEAGAKISYDIEEAFKCNIVLKVAPPTEREIEYMNPQAILISSLQLKTQNKKYFECLAKKRITAVAFDYIKDDHNTYPIVKSLSEIAGTASVLIAAELMSGINKGNGLLLGNIGGVPPSSVVIFGAGTVGEYAAKTAIGLGARVKVFDNSISKLRKLQNCLSAPIYTSTLQPKSVAKALMRADVAIGAIRGKNRSPICATEEMIETMKEGAVIIDVSIDRGGCFETSNVTTHKTPTFIKHGVVHYCVPNIPARYARTASLSISNIFTPYLLNIAEEGGFENAARFDKSLRNGMYFYHGILTNRTVADWFDLPFRDINLLIL, from the coding sequence ATGAGTTCATTTTCTCCTTTCAGTAAAGAAGAATTACTTCCGCAAGAAGAAATGCTAGAAATTAAACGACAAAAAGGAGAACTTTTTATTGGCTTACCCAAAGAAACTTATTTAGGAGAAAAGCGTGTTTGTTTAACGCCAGATGCTGTTTCGGCTTTATGTGTACACGGTCATAGAATTGTGGTAGAAACAGGTGCGGGAGATCATGCCAATTATGCAGATAGAGAATACTCTGAAGCAGGAGCAAAAATATCTTATGATATAGAAGAAGCCTTTAAATGCAATATTGTTTTAAAAGTAGCACCACCTACAGAAAGAGAAATTGAATATATGAATCCACAGGCTATTCTTATTTCTTCTTTACAACTTAAAACTCAAAATAAAAAATACTTTGAATGTCTTGCAAAAAAGCGAATTACAGCAGTGGCTTTCGATTATATAAAAGATGATCATAATACCTATCCTATTGTAAAATCTTTAAGTGAAATTGCAGGTACAGCTTCTGTATTAATTGCTGCAGAATTAATGAGTGGAATTAATAAAGGAAATGGATTGTTACTAGGTAATATTGGTGGTGTTCCGCCTTCTAGTGTTGTTATTTTTGGAGCAGGAACGGTTGGAGAATATGCCGCAAAAACAGCAATAGGATTAGGTGCAAGAGTAAAAGTTTTTGACAATTCTATTAGTAAATTACGCAAATTACAAAATTGCCTTAGTGCACCTATTTACACATCTACGTTACAGCCAAAATCTGTTGCAAAAGCATTAATGCGTGCCGATGTTGCTATTGGAGCTATTAGAGGTAAAAATAGATCGCCTATTTGTGCTACAGAAGAAATGATAGAAACCATGAAAGAAGGTGCCGTTATTATAGATGTTAGCATAGATAGAGGTGGCTGTTTCGAAACCTCTAATGTAACTACACATAAAACACCTACTTTTATAAAACATGGAGTTGTACATTATTGTGTACCCAATATTCCTGCTCGCTATGCAAGAACAGCTTCTTTATCTATTAGCAATATATTTACACCATACTTGTTAAATATTGCCGAAGAAGGTGGGTTTGAAAATGCAGCTCGTTTTGATAAAAGTTTACGAAACGGAATGTATTTTTATCACGGAATCTTAACCAATAGAACTGTTGCCGATTGGTTCGATTTACCTTTTAGAGATATAAACTTATTAATTCTTTAG